A DNA window from Candidatus Vicinibacter affinis contains the following coding sequences:
- a CDS encoding IPTL-CTERM sorting domain-containing protein, with protein MEFCKFQLRRFSPIIYFFIFTIHSAKIFGGIVFDPGPGTGPPPAVFNKFVMRTFEPDPTALLTPTTSLPSPAQCGNSLRFNTPALHLKVGQGWETWSHGYTGDVYSYFDQTAAIILLPQGTRAFYFYTEPNVYSNYTAEAIADDGTTSGPITIQGYAGAKFIGFYVTGSQCLLKTIKITYPPAAGGFAIAEFGISCMPAIPTMSEWGLILLSLVLLSIGGVFLMKRKLGLANGWSIEVERQGLQSIPFNKKLFFKTWLAVALLGIFAFNLAVFGFGYQMTVADGPGFSICSLLLAYVMHLGMLFQKQP; from the coding sequence ATGGAGTTTTGTAAATTTCAACTTAGGCGCTTTTCCCCAATAATTTATTTTTTTATTTTTACCATCCATTCAGCCAAAATTTTTGGTGGGATTGTTTTTGATCCTGGTCCTGGGACAGGTCCGCCGCCGGCAGTCTTCAATAAATTTGTGATGCGGACCTTTGAGCCGGATCCTACTGCATTGTTAACCCCGACTACGAGTCTGCCTTCACCTGCCCAATGTGGAAACAGTCTTAGATTTAATACGCCTGCTTTGCATCTTAAAGTTGGTCAGGGTTGGGAAACCTGGAGCCATGGTTATACGGGTGACGTGTATTCTTACTTTGACCAGACTGCTGCAATTATATTACTTCCACAAGGGACGAGGGCCTTCTACTTTTATACAGAACCCAATGTGTACAGTAATTATACTGCGGAAGCGATTGCAGATGACGGGACTACCTCCGGTCCTATAACGATTCAAGGTTATGCCGGTGCCAAATTTATTGGTTTTTATGTAACAGGGTCGCAGTGCTTGCTGAAGACCATCAAAATTACGTATCCGCCAGCGGCCGGTGGGTTTGCCATAGCTGAGTTTGGGATAAGCTGTATGCCGGCAATTCCTACCATGAGTGAGTGGGGACTTATTTTATTAAGTTTAGTGCTGCTTTCTATAGGAGGCGTTTTTCTAATGAAAAGGAAATTGGGCTTAGCTAATGGATGGTCCATTGAGGTGGAGCGTCAGGGCTTACAATCTATTCCATTCAACAAAAAGCTATTCTTCAAAACCTGGCTGGCAGTAGCCCTGTTGGGAATATTTGCCTTTAATCTGGCAGTTTTTGGATTCGGTTACCAAATGACAGTCGCGGATGGCCCGGGATTTAGCATTTGCAGCCTGCTGTTGGCATATGTGATGCATTTGGGGATGTTATTCCAAAAGCAACCATAA
- a CDS encoding T9SS type A sorting domain-containing protein — MCTANSLAWIPKSRIFQISQGVVLGILLLCSSGLTARDGSSAPFVTTPVAITITAPPDMTVSIKTPGSCDSLINLPAAAINSTCLPVQSSNTLTVFGNLNSNGGLIRFQTGVYQVIYQITDNCRVVAIDTMKITVFDATPPNVICTPEMVINLNSTGQGLVPAVSLDGGSTDDCGHVYFKLKRMNAPIGFSCTLGRNPNYRFDDEILFCCMDIGSSPIPVILRVYDVYPGAGPVPDSLYLGHFRDCMVMVSVADKIGPNLLCPANLTVSCGFDTDSLFSKQRPIYSDNCSSVRLDSQIIRNLNGCGSGTVQRKYTATDRLGLKSECSQTVTLLKNSNFNGLDTNQLKWPAHTIVYACRIKPDTIKAGVPIIKEDKCDQVLVKKTDELYDFTRGGVCGKVLRTWEVINWCVYNPYLTPNPRIADNGYYSYVQEIKIMDTIPPEIIGFNDTLIYSFAENCGSSLVQLPDVSASDCGVTSAISISYEIDFGSEGKIDRRGVGPNASGIMPMGPHSIYFRAVDSCHNETVKLVRVEVKDGKKPSVLLLHGISTSLLRMPAGTMVSVPASLLNKKSEDNCTKTERLRFSYSSDPNDTIRTYTCDDIGQNIVSVYVWDECNNSSYATTYIAVTDPDSLCPQTFNNYHVSGLVRSYYGMNIPEVRVRLQYGNTTAESITDEQGQYSFLDIPKGISAGMEGYCDLNFLDGISTADILRIQQHILGINPISNPYDLLAADVDQSGSITAKDLSVLRNLILGRITALPNNASYLCIDKSYRFSYPAFPWEEYKQHKLMNIPALESNKKIDFIGIKLGDLNQSLFQKKGVSNESDSKIINYQFVGSKLILSSDSECFINGLQLSIRLEKNCSENISLGDNFLKDNWSDDFIRISENEILISINLMRPIVIKKGEVLFEFNIPGLKIICPENLNLTENFNHEMYGANDKSYSINLKKTNSTYSGKDLEILEAGPNPTQGNYLIKISNGKFENLDLECFDVSGKSIFQQAIFLVNGVNTVELDQRVLTHSGVYFLVLRTAQSREVLKIIVQ; from the coding sequence ATGTGCACGGCAAACTCTTTAGCCTGGATTCCCAAATCCAGAATTTTTCAAATTTCCCAAGGAGTCGTCCTGGGTATCCTGTTACTCTGTTCATCCGGATTAACCGCCCGGGATGGCTCTAGTGCACCATTCGTCACTACTCCGGTTGCTATCACAATTACCGCACCTCCTGACATGACAGTCAGTATAAAGACTCCGGGCAGTTGTGACAGCCTCATTAATTTGCCGGCGGCAGCTATAAATTCTACATGCTTGCCAGTCCAATCAAGTAATACGCTCACCGTTTTTGGAAATCTAAATTCAAATGGAGGACTCATCAGGTTTCAGACAGGAGTCTATCAGGTTATTTACCAAATTACAGACAACTGTCGCGTTGTGGCCATCGACACCATGAAGATTACAGTGTTTGACGCTACGCCTCCCAATGTAATTTGTACACCGGAAATGGTCATCAATTTAAACAGTACCGGACAAGGTCTAGTGCCGGCTGTAAGTTTGGACGGGGGATCTACGGATGATTGTGGGCATGTGTATTTTAAGCTTAAGAGAATGAATGCACCAATTGGTTTTTCATGCACATTGGGCCGAAATCCAAATTACCGATTTGATGATGAGATTTTGTTTTGTTGCATGGATATTGGGTCTTCTCCGATACCTGTTATATTAAGAGTATATGATGTTTACCCGGGTGCAGGACCGGTGCCTGACAGTTTGTATCTGGGGCATTTCAGGGACTGTATGGTCATGGTGAGTGTGGCAGATAAAATTGGCCCCAATCTGTTGTGTCCTGCAAACCTCACAGTGAGTTGTGGATTTGATACGGACTCATTATTTTCAAAACAGCGACCTATATATTCAGATAATTGCTCCTCTGTAAGATTGGATTCACAGATCATCAGAAACCTAAATGGCTGTGGATCCGGCACCGTACAGCGAAAGTATACCGCTACAGACAGGCTAGGATTAAAATCCGAATGCAGTCAGACAGTCACACTCCTAAAAAATTCAAATTTTAACGGACTGGATACCAATCAACTTAAATGGCCAGCTCATACAATTGTCTATGCATGCAGAATCAAACCAGATACCATAAAAGCAGGAGTCCCCATCATTAAAGAAGATAAATGCGATCAGGTTTTGGTCAAAAAGACAGATGAACTTTACGATTTTACCAGAGGGGGAGTATGTGGAAAAGTGCTCAGAACATGGGAAGTAATAAACTGGTGTGTTTATAATCCCTACCTGACCCCAAATCCCAGAATTGCTGACAATGGATATTACAGCTACGTCCAGGAGATTAAAATCATGGACACCATTCCTCCTGAAATTATTGGTTTTAATGATACCTTAATTTACAGTTTTGCTGAAAACTGTGGGTCAAGTTTAGTGCAATTACCAGATGTATCTGCGAGTGATTGTGGTGTCACCTCTGCCATTTCAATAAGTTATGAAATAGATTTTGGGAGTGAAGGTAAAATAGATCGCAGAGGAGTCGGACCCAATGCAAGTGGAATTATGCCTATGGGCCCGCACAGTATTTATTTCAGGGCAGTCGATTCTTGTCATAATGAAACTGTAAAATTAGTGCGTGTAGAAGTTAAGGATGGAAAGAAGCCAAGCGTTTTACTTCTTCATGGTATAAGTACATCGCTTTTAAGAATGCCTGCTGGTACAATGGTGAGTGTTCCTGCAAGTTTGCTAAACAAAAAAAGTGAGGATAATTGTACTAAAACCGAAAGACTTAGATTTTCTTATTCATCGGATCCCAATGATACCATTCGAACTTACACCTGTGATGACATTGGACAAAACATTGTAAGTGTTTATGTATGGGATGAGTGCAACAATTCCAGCTATGCTACCACCTACATTGCAGTAACTGATCCGGATAGTTTATGTCCTCAGACTTTTAACAATTACCATGTATCAGGACTCGTGCGCAGTTATTATGGAATGAATATTCCAGAGGTTCGAGTTCGACTTCAATATGGCAATACCACTGCTGAATCTATTACGGATGAACAAGGTCAATACAGCTTTCTTGACATTCCAAAAGGAATTTCTGCAGGAATGGAAGGATATTGTGATTTAAATTTTCTGGATGGAATAAGTACGGCAGATATACTTCGAATTCAACAACACATCCTTGGTATCAACCCTATAAGTAATCCCTATGATCTGTTGGCAGCAGACGTGGATCAGAGTGGCTCCATCACTGCAAAAGATCTTTCTGTGTTAAGAAATTTAATACTTGGTAGGATTACTGCATTGCCAAATAATGCATCCTATTTGTGCATTGATAAAAGTTACCGGTTTTCATATCCAGCTTTTCCATGGGAGGAATACAAACAACACAAATTGATGAATATTCCTGCTTTGGAATCCAATAAGAAGATAGATTTTATCGGAATAAAATTAGGGGACTTAAATCAATCATTATTTCAAAAGAAAGGAGTGTCAAATGAAAGTGATTCCAAGATTATTAATTATCAGTTTGTCGGTTCTAAATTAATTCTAAGTTCTGATTCAGAATGCTTCATAAATGGTCTTCAATTATCGATCAGGTTAGAAAAGAATTGTAGTGAGAATATTTCATTGGGGGATAATTTCTTAAAAGATAATTGGTCGGATGATTTTATACGCATAAGCGAGAATGAAATATTAATTTCAATTAACCTAATGCGACCCATTGTTATCAAAAAGGGTGAGGTGCTTTTTGAATTCAACATCCCGGGTCTCAAAATTATATGTCCTGAAAATCTAAATTTAACTGAAAATTTCAACCATGAAATGTATGGTGCCAATGACAAAAGTTATTCAATAAATCTCAAGAAAACAAATAGCACATATAGCGGGAAAGACTTAGAAATACTGGAGGCCGGACCAAATCCAACGCAAGGAAATTATCTAATAAAAATTTCCAATGGAAAGTTTGAAAATTTGGATTTGGAATGTTTTGATGTGTCAGGCAAATCAATTTTTCAACAAGCAATATTTTTGGTGAATGGAGTGAATACGGTTGAATTGGATCAACGGGTATTAACCCATTCAGGCGTTTATTTTCTTGTTCTGCGAACCGCACAATCAAGGGAAGTTTTAAAAATAATCGTACAATAA
- a CDS encoding archaeosortase/exosortase family protein: MPNHLTGLQPTFVQKYMKNELIQYAFIMILVLIVFFLFSSTGIYEKFIQQPISILFASGSANILKLFGYQSWAEDMNIHCGAAVVSISKGCDAIAPIFLSSLAISLFPKVTLQNKVSGILWVVLVLGILNLVRILSLVFSQLYFPEIFDFLHIEFWQFVFLVSSGALFIYWLIRNTKYDPAKDQL, encoded by the coding sequence ATGCCAAATCATCTTACAGGACTTCAACCAACTTTTGTGCAGAAGTATATGAAGAATGAACTGATACAGTATGCATTCATCATGATTTTGGTCTTGATTGTTTTTTTTCTATTTTCTTCAACGGGCATTTATGAGAAATTTATCCAACAGCCCATTTCCATTTTATTTGCTTCAGGGAGTGCAAACATTCTGAAATTATTTGGATATCAGTCCTGGGCAGAGGATATGAATATTCATTGTGGCGCCGCAGTGGTCAGTATTTCCAAAGGTTGTGACGCCATTGCACCTATATTTTTAAGTTCACTTGCCATTTCATTATTTCCAAAAGTAACCCTTCAAAATAAAGTCAGCGGAATTTTATGGGTAGTTTTGGTTTTAGGAATACTCAATTTAGTTAGAATTCTGAGTTTGGTATTTAGTCAATTATATTTTCCGGAGATATTTGATTTTCTGCATATAGAATTCTGGCAATTTGTTTTTTTAGTAAGCTCAGGGGCCCTCTTTATATATTGGCTTATCCGGAATACAAAATATGATCCAGCCAAAGATCAATTATAA
- a CDS encoding IPTL-CTERM sorting domain-containing protein has product MDFIQTNLKKWPVLSFLFTLVLFLPSTFANVYFDPGPGTGAPPVLFKSFAMQPFAPDPSALGTSISSLPSPAPCGSGLSFSAPGSHRRIGQGWATWSHGYTGDVYTFNGTSTTINLPPGTRSFYFYAESNSFSTFTAQAVANDGTSSGPISITGNAGAKFIGFYATGSKCLLKSITITFPPAANGFAIGEFGISCLSMVPTMGEWGLMLMGLILFAIAGVFMTRRKLMLSNGMAMETSQGISAGMMFDRKLFMKSLAIVWISGLIGFGISIFGFDYSLTNADVPGFALSSIVLAFIVQLGIQYSNREE; this is encoded by the coding sequence ATGGATTTCATTCAAACAAACCTTAAGAAGTGGCCGGTATTGTCCTTCTTATTTACATTGGTTTTATTTTTACCATCGACATTTGCCAACGTATATTTTGATCCGGGACCAGGTACAGGGGCCCCTCCGGTGCTTTTTAAAAGTTTTGCTATGCAGCCATTTGCACCTGATCCATCGGCACTTGGGACATCTATCAGCAGCTTACCTTCTCCTGCTCCTTGTGGCAGTGGTTTGTCATTCAGTGCACCTGGTTCTCATCGAAGAATTGGGCAGGGTTGGGCTACCTGGAGTCATGGATACACAGGTGATGTTTATACTTTTAACGGAACTTCAACTACCATAAATTTACCACCGGGCACCAGATCCTTTTACTTTTATGCAGAATCAAATAGTTTCAGCACTTTTACCGCTCAAGCGGTAGCCAATGATGGAACCAGTTCCGGGCCTATCTCAATTACAGGAAATGCTGGTGCAAAATTCATAGGATTTTATGCTACCGGTTCTAAATGTCTTTTGAAGTCAATTACCATTACCTTCCCTCCAGCTGCAAATGGTTTTGCCATTGGTGAATTTGGAATCAGCTGTTTGAGCATGGTGCCTACCATGGGTGAATGGGGACTTATGCTGATGGGATTGATTTTATTTGCCATTGCAGGAGTATTTATGACACGCAGAAAATTGATGCTTTCCAACGGTATGGCCATGGAAACAAGTCAAGGCATTTCTGCCGGTATGATGTTTGATAGAAAACTTTTCATGAAGTCACTGGCCATTGTATGGATAAGTGGATTGATTGGTTTTGGCATTTCGATCTTCGGCTTCGATTACAGTCTGACCAATGCAGATGTACCGGGATTTGCGCTCTCCAGTATAGTGTTGGCCTTTATTGTTCAATTGGGAATCCAATACAGCAACAGGGAAGAATAA
- a CDS encoding T9SS type A sorting domain-containing protein, with amino-acid sequence MKNLKNINQPIPKWTNHIRKSASKVMLLLLVFQFCNEMKAVPEDWPSSDRVDVQPMHDNELENLNLPCHGLVQISVDQSGRAYLTPQMLITDKLPSYGKFKVYVNETGLNYVSCSDIGKKRTATVLDTTNGMSCWSELKVEDKLMPVLVCRVDTVMCILDPFELRYDTMIMASDNCDASLTILYDLRFERLQCDLRYSGISHLLYTVTDDYGNKTTCAKDVYFRKPSLSDVVFPADDTLYCPNPDISSLEVPTIFGEPIDAFCDLLPSHLDDTIPVCGGMIKIQRRWFVMNWCTRMTSMETQLITIADTTRPEIICPADVTLFTEANKCFNLYRIPTVTATDACSPAFLMIYAVRIDSFFLARPGQSVELSTGKHTMQYIAIDPCGNSDTCISYATVVDNIPPTLICPPKLIFSLDGTGQSTLNAAYFSKIGFFTDNCAVDTVLVRRMTNRCNRPQDTTFRDQIYFCCADAGMREMIVVKVVDESGNSNFCMIEVEIQNKNVFAINCPANVTLSCTQNMNNLNLTGRVTISGVCVDTTTNGITFSDSGKLDSCRRGVFIRKWRVNLRNGVIDSSCRQRIEIVNNYVFDARDFIWARDTMVRGCRSNHPDSLGLRPLNPRDSCGTIVYTWRDSTLNRPADSCRRILRLWQARSLCNGAIARDTQVINVSDFGPPRLKGPRDTAFCSTNTECNPFLVLAPVVVTSCNTIISITNDFNGGGANASGVYPLGKTRVIFTARDICNNIGRDTVFVDLADKMDPDADCKRLLVNIQANDSAKIIARDLLSFYQDNCTPTHKLVITFDLNNPNDTCRYIPCSIHRLNVDSIYTFRVFVLDSSGNAGSCNALVDVDDPNNFCNSNFQTTIHVTGLVRDVKGNPMEKVEMLEQGTGQMVSTDLQGKYMNDQIKPGSSVHLKPDYALGNWTDGLSTQDVLYLQKHILGISTFSKPEQWIAADLDKDGFVTTRDIVWLRKLILGKVEEVPTNKSWRFLDEEYIFNDHDFPLREKFSEDFETDHLMHDKVLNFKSIKVGDVSGTSGFQEKVAGARLRYFELGVEDHLLPENQRSHSDFMINDDLTMEGLQINMSFDSRFAEVDRIVEFLSDGRGVDLSEDSYFVKDRELRISLSLGVPKRLEKGQRVFRIVWRNKISTRLSDLLRDTEYRNNEIFLVNSLASPISIRILGPSGNDELEINRWGIRPNPFKDRCKIEFESSLNVDAYLELMNTEGKVVYGKWRSIEKGLNTWEIESGMLGGSGVYLYRLQAGKIMKKGKIVLLK; translated from the coding sequence ATGAAAAATCTAAAAAATATAAATCAACCCATCCCAAAATGGACCAATCACATTAGAAAGAGTGCCTCTAAGGTGATGTTGTTATTATTGGTATTCCAATTCTGTAATGAGATGAAGGCTGTTCCTGAGGATTGGCCTTCATCTGACAGAGTTGATGTTCAGCCAATGCATGACAATGAATTGGAAAATTTAAATCTACCTTGTCATGGCTTGGTTCAGATATCCGTTGATCAAAGTGGCAGAGCATATCTTACCCCACAAATGTTGATTACCGACAAACTTCCTTCTTACGGAAAATTTAAGGTTTATGTGAACGAGACGGGTCTGAATTATGTCAGCTGCTCAGACATTGGTAAAAAAAGAACCGCTACCGTATTGGATACTACAAATGGAATGAGTTGTTGGAGTGAATTAAAAGTGGAAGATAAATTGATGCCGGTGCTGGTTTGCCGTGTGGATACTGTAATGTGCATTCTTGATCCATTTGAATTAAGATACGACACCATGATTATGGCAAGCGATAATTGTGATGCAAGTCTTACCATTTTATATGACCTGAGATTTGAAAGACTGCAGTGTGATTTACGATATTCAGGAATAAGTCATTTGCTGTATACGGTTACAGATGATTACGGAAACAAAACCACTTGTGCAAAAGATGTTTATTTCAGAAAGCCATCATTGAGTGATGTTGTGTTTCCTGCAGACGATACTTTGTATTGTCCTAATCCGGATATTTCAAGTTTGGAAGTTCCAACAATTTTCGGAGAACCCATTGATGCATTTTGTGATTTGCTCCCTTCCCATTTGGATGACACCATACCGGTTTGTGGAGGGATGATAAAAATTCAACGCCGGTGGTTTGTAATGAATTGGTGTACGCGGATGACAAGTATGGAAACTCAGCTCATCACTATTGCAGATACAACAAGGCCGGAGATTATTTGTCCTGCAGATGTTACCTTGTTTACAGAAGCAAATAAATGTTTTAATCTATATCGGATACCAACTGTCACTGCCACAGATGCATGTAGTCCGGCTTTTTTAATGATTTATGCAGTTAGAATAGATTCATTTTTTCTTGCAAGGCCGGGACAAAGTGTTGAATTATCTACTGGAAAACATACGATGCAATACATAGCCATTGATCCATGTGGAAACTCGGATACTTGCATTTCATATGCTACGGTAGTGGATAATATTCCACCGACTTTAATTTGTCCCCCAAAGTTGATATTTTCTTTGGATGGGACCGGACAATCCACTTTGAATGCGGCTTACTTCTCTAAGATAGGTTTTTTTACAGACAACTGTGCAGTGGATACAGTATTGGTCAGACGAATGACGAATCGTTGTAACAGGCCTCAGGATACAACATTCAGAGATCAAATTTATTTCTGTTGTGCCGATGCAGGGATGAGAGAAATGATTGTGGTCAAAGTTGTTGATGAAAGCGGAAATTCAAATTTCTGCATGATCGAAGTGGAGATTCAAAACAAGAATGTGTTTGCTATTAATTGTCCAGCAAATGTAACATTGAGTTGCACCCAAAATATGAATAATTTAAACCTCACAGGTAGGGTCACCATTTCAGGAGTTTGTGTGGACACTACAACAAACGGAATTACATTTTCTGATTCCGGCAAATTAGATAGTTGCAGAAGGGGAGTTTTTATTCGAAAGTGGAGAGTTAATTTAAGGAATGGGGTCATTGACAGTAGTTGCAGACAGAGAATAGAGATTGTCAATAATTATGTTTTTGATGCCAGAGATTTTATTTGGGCAAGAGATACCATGGTGCGCGGTTGTCGCTCTAATCATCCGGATTCTTTAGGATTGCGCCCGTTAAATCCAAGAGACAGTTGTGGTACCATTGTATACACATGGAGAGATAGTACCTTAAACCGACCTGCGGATTCATGTCGAAGGATCTTAAGATTGTGGCAAGCGAGGTCGTTGTGTAATGGTGCAATTGCCAGGGATACTCAGGTTATCAATGTTTCGGATTTTGGACCACCAAGATTGAAGGGACCAAGAGATACAGCTTTTTGCTCGACTAATACAGAATGTAATCCATTTCTTGTACTTGCTCCTGTTGTAGTCACCAGTTGCAATACCATAATAAGTATAACCAATGATTTTAATGGTGGAGGTGCCAATGCAAGTGGTGTGTATCCATTAGGCAAAACAAGAGTTATTTTTACTGCGAGAGATATTTGTAATAATATTGGGCGCGATACTGTTTTTGTTGATTTGGCAGATAAAATGGATCCCGATGCAGATTGCAAAAGATTACTTGTCAACATTCAAGCCAATGACAGTGCAAAAATAATTGCCAGGGATTTATTGTCATTCTATCAAGATAATTGTACCCCCACCCACAAATTAGTGATCACTTTTGATTTAAACAATCCTAATGACACTTGTCGTTACATTCCATGCAGTATACATAGACTGAATGTAGACTCAATCTATACATTCAGGGTTTTTGTATTGGACTCTTCAGGTAATGCTGGAAGTTGTAATGCTTTGGTTGATGTGGACGATCCTAATAATTTTTGCAACAGTAATTTCCAAACAACCATTCATGTTACAGGACTTGTGAGAGATGTCAAAGGAAATCCAATGGAAAAGGTAGAGATGCTTGAACAAGGTACGGGCCAAATGGTATCCACTGATTTGCAGGGAAAATATATGAACGATCAGATTAAGCCAGGATCATCTGTACACCTAAAGCCGGATTACGCACTTGGAAATTGGACTGATGGATTGTCCACTCAAGATGTTTTGTATTTGCAAAAGCACATTCTAGGAATTTCAACTTTTAGTAAGCCTGAACAATGGATAGCTGCAGATTTAGACAAAGATGGCTTTGTGACTACCAGAGACATCGTATGGTTGCGAAAATTGATTTTGGGTAAGGTTGAAGAAGTTCCAACCAATAAATCATGGAGATTTTTGGATGAGGAGTATATTTTTAATGACCATGATTTTCCATTGCGAGAAAAATTCAGCGAAGATTTTGAAACGGATCACCTCATGCATGACAAGGTCTTAAACTTTAAGTCCATCAAAGTAGGAGATGTAAGCGGCACGTCGGGCTTTCAGGAAAAAGTGGCCGGGGCAAGATTAAGATATTTTGAGTTAGGTGTGGAAGATCATTTGTTACCTGAAAATCAAAGGAGTCATTCTGACTTTATGATCAATGATGATTTGACTATGGAGGGACTTCAGATAAATATGAGTTTTGATTCAAGATTTGCCGAAGTGGACAGGATAGTTGAATTCCTGAGTGACGGCAGGGGAGTAGACCTTTCGGAAGATTCTTATTTTGTTAAAGATCGGGAATTAAGGATTAGTCTTAGCCTGGGAGTGCCAAAGAGACTTGAAAAAGGGCAACGAGTTTTCAGAATTGTTTGGAGAAACAAAATCTCCACAAGGCTTTCAGATTTGCTGAGGGATACTGAATACAGAAACAATGAAATTTTTCTGGTTAATAGCCTTGCTTCCCCTATTTCTATAAGGATTCTGGGTCCTTCAGGAAATGATGAATTAGAAATCAATCGTTGGGGGATACGTCCAAATCCATTTAAAGATCGGTGCAAAATTGAATTTGAATCATCACTGAACGTTGATGCCTATTTGGAATTGATGAATACAGAAGGAAAAGTAGTGTATGGAAAATGGAGGTCGATTGAAAAAGGTCTAAATACATGGGAAATAGAAAGTGGGATGCTTGGCGGATCCGGTGTTTATTTGTACCGGCTCCAGGCAGGTAAAATCATGAAAAAAGGAAAGATCGTTCTCTTGAAATAA